AGCACGCTGCGGAAGTGCGCGACGGGCTCGTGCTCGATGAGCTGCCCGGTCGCGACCCCGGCGTTGTTGACCATCCCGGTCAGCCCGCCGAACTCGGTGATCGCCGACTGCACCGCGGCTTCCCAGTCGGCCGGGTCGGTGACGTCGAGGTGGACGTAGCGCGCGGCGTCGCCGAGTTCGGTGGCCAGCCGTGCCCCGTCCTCGTCGAGCAGGTCACCGATCACCACCCGGCCGCCGCCGGTGACGACGTTCTGGGCGAACGCGGCACCCAGGCCGCGCGCACCGCCAGTGATCAGGACGACTTTGCCGGCCAGTCGGGCCGTGTTGGTGAGCATGGCCATAGCTTCGGGGCGCGTGCGCCCCACGTCACAGCCAGTCCCACCCAGCGAGACAGCCGGTGGGGGGCGCAGCCCAGGGTTCCTAAGGTCGCCGGTCATGGAGACGAACGTGGACGTGGTGGTGGTCGGCGCGGGCTTCGCCGGGCTCTACGCGCTGCACCGCCTGCGCGGTGACGGGCTGAAGGTGCGGGTGTTCGAAGCGGCCGACGGGGTGGGCGGGGTCTGGTACTGGAACCGCTACCCCGGTGCCCGCTGCGACGTCGAAAGTGTGGACTACTCCTACTCCTTCGACGCCCAGCTGCAGCAGGACTGGGACTGGTCCGAGAAGTACGCCACCGGACCGGAGATCCTGCGCTACCTCAATCACGTCGCCGACCGTTTCGATCTGCGCCGCGACATCTCGTTCGGGACGCGGGTGACCAGCATGGTGCTCGACGAGACCACCCTGACCTGGCAGGTCCGCACCGACGCGGGCGAGGTCGTGACCGCCCGATTCTGCGTGCTCGCGGTCGGTCCGCTGTCTAACGCCAACATCCCGGCGATCGACGGGCTGGAGTCCTTCGCCGGCGAGACCTACCACACGGCGCAGTGGCCGCACGGCGGCGTGGACTTCACCGGCAAGCGGGTCGGTGTCATCGGCACCGGTTCCTCGGGCATTCAGGTGATTCCGCCGATCGCCGCGCAGGCCAGCCGGTTGGAGGTGTTTCAGCGCACCGCCAACTACAGCATTCCGGCCGGGAACGCGCCGCTGGACGAGGCCACCCGCACGGCGCAGAAGGCCGGCTACCCCGAACGCCGGCGGCTGTCGCGGGCCAGCGGCGGCGGCTCACCGCACGAGCCGCACCCATCCTCGGCCCTGGAGCTGAGCGCCGAGCAGCGCGACGCCGCTTACGAGCGACGCTGGCAGCTCGGTGGCGTGCTGTTCTCCAAGACCTTCCCCGATCAGCTGGTCACCTTGGCCGCCAACGACACCGCACGCCTGTTCTGGGAGAACAAGATCCGCGCGATCGTCGATGACCCGGCGACAGCCGAACTGCTGATCCCCACGGACCATCCGATCGGCGCCAAGCGGATCTGCACCGACGACAACTACTTTGAGACCTTCAACCGCGACCACGTGCATCTGGTGAACCTGCGCGCCACCCCGATCGAGCGGATCGACGAACACGGCATCTATACCACCGCGGCACACCACGATCTGGACGTCCTGGTCTTCGCGACCGGCTTCGACGCCATGACCGGGTCGGTCGCCAAGATCGACATCGTCGGGCGCGACGGCGTGACACTCAACGACGCCTGGGCCGATGGACCCCTCACCTACCTGGGGTTGAGCGTCCCCGGATTCCCGAACCTGTTCAACATGACCGGCCCGGGCAGCCCGTCGGTGCTGGCCAACATGGTGCTGCACTCCGAATTGCATGTCGACTGGGTTGCCGAGGCGATCGCATACCTGGACGCGCATGGCGCCGCTGCCCTGGAGGCCCGCCGGGATGCGGCCGCCGACTGGGGTACCGAGTGCGCGCAGCGCGCTGCAGACACCCTGATGACGCAGGCGAATTCGTGGTATCTGGGCGCCAACATCACCGGACGGCCGCGCGTCTTCATGCCGTTCGTCGGCGGCTTCGGCACCTACGGCGCGATCATCTCCGACGTGGCGGCCGCGGGCTACAAGGGATTCGATGTTGACGGGATGGCGCGGACCAAAGCTATTGGTGAGCTTTCTCGGCTCGGCGATCGCTGCAGCGGTTGAGTAGCCCGGCCTGGCCGCATTTGCCTACGGCCCTGGGCCCGATCGCAGACGCTTTGCACGCACTCGAACTCGAACCGGACCCGGTCTTTCTCGTATCCGCTCGAAGCGAGGCGACAAGCGTGCGCTGCCCTTTCCGTATGAGCACAAGACAACGCTCGATCCTCATCTGGCAAAAATCGTTCCAGTGAATGAGCAGTCATCACCCAACTGATCTGTGCGCAACTTATCGTGCAGGGTCTGGGGCCGCCACCATTGCAGATCCACTGGCGGTAGGGGCCTTGAGAGATAGGGTGCGATGTGTCAGTCCGACTCGGTTCGGTGGCCGTCCGTTCTGGATCGGCACCGATCCTACGGACGACCAGAGCCGTTACCGCATTAAGTGAGTTCGCTCCGGATGCTATGCCCCGTGGTTCGGAAGCTCGCCGGTGACTCAGCCTCAGCCAGACCATCGGCGCGAACGCATTTTGACCGCGGCATTGCAGCAGGCCGCTCATGGCTATGGAGGGGTCCGGATACGGGCGGTGGCCGATGCCGCTGGGGTGCCGCTCAGCTCTGTCTATTACTACTTCCCATCAAAGGACGGTCTGCTACTGGAATGCTTGCACAGTTGGTTGAGTGACTTCACAACTTACGACGTGGCCGACAACGGTCGCGGTACTGAGCCGCACCAGCGGCTGCTTAGCACCGTCGAATCGCTCACTACCCAGTTAGAATTGACACCATTCCTCGCGGAAGCTGCGGCGCGCGCATATCTCAATGCGACTGGAACAGCCGCGCGTAAAGCCGAACTAGTGCGGGACAAGCTGATCCAAATCTTCGCCGACGTCATGCACCACCACCAGCCCGCTCAACCTGATCACAACCATCAGGTGGCGGCACTAGTTGCGGATGTATGGATAGCAAACATCCTTGCGATAACCCAAAATCGGACAACGGCGCTTGATCTGTGTCGGCGACTCGAACACGCCCTTGCGGCGATCCGCGAAAATGCTAGACCCCAGAATCAGGCGCCGAAGCCCAGTGCGAGGCCATCGATCCGAGGGGCGTGAATTCCTTGCGGCCGCTCCGTCATGCCGCGACTATTTCGCAGCCCGCTCCCGCTGGATCTCCAGCGCGATGTCGATGAGCTGGTCCTCCTGGCCGCCGATCAGCTTGCGCTGCCCGGCCCGGTGCAGCAGCTCGTGAGCGGGCACGCCGTAACGCTCGCCCTGGCGCACCGCGTGCTTGAGGAAGCTGGAGTACACCCCGGAGTAGCCCATGATCAGCGCGTTGCGGTCCAGCACGCACTCGGCCGGCATGGCCGGGCGCACCACTTCCTCGGCGGCGTCGGCGATGTCGAAGAAGTCGATCCCGGTCTTGATTCCGACCTTGTCGAACACCCCGATCAGCGCCTCGACCGGGGCGTTGCCCGCACCCGCGCCGAATCGGCGCACCGAGCCGTCGATCTGCTTGGCACCGGCGCGCACCGCCTCCAACGAGTTGGCGACACCAAGCCCGAGGTTCTCGTGGCCATGAAAGCCCACCTGAGCGTCATCACCGAGCTCGGTGACCAACGCGGCCACCCGATCGCGAACACCTTCCATCACCAGCGCACCGGCCGAGTCGACCACGTACACGCACTGGCAACCGGCATCAGCCATGATGCGGGCCTGGGCGGCCAGCTTCTCCGGGGTGACGGTGTGGGCCATCATCAAGAACCCGACGGTCTCCAGGCCCAACTCGCGGGCCAGGCCGAAGTGCTGGATCGAGACATCGGCCTCGGTGCAGTGGGTGGCGATCCGGCAGATCTCGCCGCCGTTGCCCTGCGCCTGCTTCATGTCTTCCTTGGTGGCCACGCCGGGCAGCATCAGGAAGGCGATCTTGGCGTCGCGGGCCGTGGCCGCCGCGAGCTTGATCAACTCCTGATCGGGCGTCTTGGAGAACCCGTAGTTAAAGCTCGACCCGCCCAGCCCGTCCCCGTGGGTCACCTCGATCACCGGCACCCCGGCGGCGTCGATCGCGGCGACGATCGCCGAGACCTCCTCGGGGGTGAACTGGTGACGCTTGTGGTGGCTGCCGTCGCGCAGCGAGGTGTCGGTGATCCGCACATCGAAGATGTGGTCGCTCATTACGCTCCTCCAGCCTTTGCTGCCGCCATCTCGCGGGCGATCTCCTCGCCGACCTTGGTGGCGGCGGCGGTCATGATGTCCAGGTTTCCCGCATACGGCGGCAGGTAATCGCCGGCGCCCTCGACTTCGACGAAGGTGGTGACCACGGCGCGCCCGCCGGAGTTCAGCGACGGCTCGTCGAACTGCGGCTCGTTGAGCAGCCGGTAGCCCGGCACATAGGTCTGCACCTGGGCGACGACGTCCTTGATGGACGCGGTGATCGCGTCGCGGTCGGCGTCTTCGGGGATCTGGCAGAAGATGGTGTC
The window above is part of the Mycolicibacter sp. MU0102 genome. Proteins encoded here:
- a CDS encoding flavin-containing monooxygenase, whose product is METNVDVVVVGAGFAGLYALHRLRGDGLKVRVFEAADGVGGVWYWNRYPGARCDVESVDYSYSFDAQLQQDWDWSEKYATGPEILRYLNHVADRFDLRRDISFGTRVTSMVLDETTLTWQVRTDAGEVVTARFCVLAVGPLSNANIPAIDGLESFAGETYHTAQWPHGGVDFTGKRVGVIGTGSSGIQVIPPIAAQASRLEVFQRTANYSIPAGNAPLDEATRTAQKAGYPERRRLSRASGGGSPHEPHPSSALELSAEQRDAAYERRWQLGGVLFSKTFPDQLVTLAANDTARLFWENKIRAIVDDPATAELLIPTDHPIGAKRICTDDNYFETFNRDHVHLVNLRATPIERIDEHGIYTTAAHHDLDVLVFATGFDAMTGSVAKIDIVGRDGVTLNDAWADGPLTYLGLSVPGFPNLFNMTGPGSPSVLANMVLHSELHVDWVAEAIAYLDAHGAAALEARRDAAADWGTECAQRAADTLMTQANSWYLGANITGRPRVFMPFVGGFGTYGAIISDVAAAGYKGFDVDGMARTKAIGELSRLGDRCSG
- a CDS encoding TetR/AcrR family transcriptional regulator; the protein is MTQPQPDHRRERILTAALQQAAHGYGGVRIRAVADAAGVPLSSVYYYFPSKDGLLLECLHSWLSDFTTYDVADNGRGTEPHQRLLSTVESLTTQLELTPFLAEAAARAYLNATGTAARKAELVRDKLIQIFADVMHHHQPAQPDHNHQVAALVADVWIANILAITQNRTTALDLCRRLEHALAAIRENARPQNQAPKPSARPSIRGA
- the dmpG gene encoding 4-hydroxy-2-oxovalerate aldolase — protein: MSDHIFDVRITDTSLRDGSHHKRHQFTPEEVSAIVAAIDAAGVPVIEVTHGDGLGGSSFNYGFSKTPDQELIKLAAATARDAKIAFLMLPGVATKEDMKQAQGNGGEICRIATHCTEADVSIQHFGLARELGLETVGFLMMAHTVTPEKLAAQARIMADAGCQCVYVVDSAGALVMEGVRDRVAALVTELGDDAQVGFHGHENLGLGVANSLEAVRAGAKQIDGSVRRFGAGAGNAPVEALIGVFDKVGIKTGIDFFDIADAAEEVVRPAMPAECVLDRNALIMGYSGVYSSFLKHAVRQGERYGVPAHELLHRAGQRKLIGGQEDQLIDIALEIQRERAAK